The Pelistega ratti genome window below encodes:
- a CDS encoding MATE family efflux transporter — MSTITRRIQKNLIHQAWPIFIASLAGVSFGVLDTMMLGNFNAQSLQVISLAASIYITVTVSLMGVIHALIPMFSQLFGANQKTEIGILWGQGIWLAFIISLIVGLALLFPDIWLSISGNIAENVKEEIKTYLRITFFAMPATLMFRAVYALCTSTSRPKLIMYINVASIFIKAFFNWVLIFGHLGLPALGSVGAGLSTLIVSWFTLLFGLWLIFSDTYYHQFSLKLGLPQWKYCKDILKLGIPMGGSYFVEISAFTFMALLAAREGVHVSGAQQIQMNLVALLYMLPQSIGVATAALSAQAIGRQNYIQSHFISLQGLWLGLLGAILTILVIYFGKPYIVSLYTNDPQVAIMAASLLSIVPLFHLLDYFQCDITYILRAHKVATIPFITQAVLLIGLGLGGGYYFGYGAGKGELTWLGDILTPGAAVGVSSLWIMCCAALLLCGFILSIWYYIIIQPHLKKSKIGAAALQ; from the coding sequence ATGAGCACAATCACTCGACGTATCCAAAAAAACCTTATTCATCAGGCATGGCCTATTTTTATTGCCAGTCTTGCTGGTGTCTCTTTTGGTGTATTAGATACCATGATGTTAGGGAATTTTAATGCACAGTCCTTACAGGTTATCAGTTTAGCGGCTTCTATTTATATTACTGTAACCGTTAGTTTAATGGGGGTTATCCATGCGCTTATCCCTATGTTTTCTCAATTATTCGGTGCAAATCAAAAAACAGAAATCGGCATACTCTGGGGACAAGGGATTTGGTTAGCATTTATTATTTCACTGATTGTAGGGCTTGCACTACTTTTTCCTGATATTTGGTTAAGTATTTCGGGTAATATTGCAGAGAATGTCAAAGAAGAAATTAAAACCTATTTACGCATCACTTTCTTTGCCATGCCAGCAACGTTGATGTTCCGTGCTGTTTATGCCTTATGTACATCAACCTCACGCCCTAAACTCATTATGTATATCAATGTGGCAAGTATCTTTATTAAAGCATTTTTTAATTGGGTACTTATTTTTGGGCATTTAGGTTTACCCGCCTTAGGAAGTGTAGGAGCAGGTCTCTCTACTTTAATCGTAAGTTGGTTTACCCTACTTTTCGGATTATGGCTTATTTTCTCAGATACTTATTATCACCAATTCTCCCTTAAATTAGGATTACCACAATGGAAGTACTGTAAAGATATTCTTAAATTAGGTATTCCGATGGGAGGTTCTTACTTTGTAGAAATTAGTGCTTTTACCTTTATGGCACTCCTTGCTGCTCGTGAAGGTGTACATGTATCAGGCGCACAACAAATTCAAATGAACTTAGTCGCCCTACTTTATATGCTACCGCAGTCTATTGGTGTTGCCACCGCAGCACTTTCTGCACAAGCCATTGGACGACAAAATTATATTCAATCTCATTTTATTAGCCTACAGGGGCTATGGCTTGGGCTTTTAGGTGCAATACTCACCATACTAGTTATCTATTTTGGTAAGCCTTATATTGTCTCTCTTTATACAAATGATCCACAGGTCGCCATAATGGCAGCTAGCCTACTTTCTATCGTGCCTTTATTTCATTTACTGGATTATTTTCAATGCGATATTACCTATATTCTACGCGCCCATAAAGTCGCTACCATCCCCTTTATTACACAAGCTGTATTACTCATTGGTCTTGGGCTTGGCGGTGGTTATTACTTTGGCTATGGAGCAGGCAAAGGAGAATTAACTTGGTTAGGTGATATACTTACCCCCGGTGCGGCTGTTGGGGTTTCAAGCCTATGGATAATGTGTTGTGCTGCCCTATTGCTATGTGGTTTTATCCTTAGTATTTGGTACTATATTATTATTCAACCCCATCTTAAAAAGTCTAAAATAGGAGCAGCCGCTTTACAATAA
- a CDS encoding ArnT family glycosyltransferase, producing the protein MTFAERKTPARLASPAARKLPRKILFWVMIAYIIAGLYGRDPWKTDDLVGIATMMSALEENHWLSTYIGVLPYPELGPLTHIIGGVFIYLFSPLFEFFVSPAQAHNILAARLPNFFYFFSMLWGVWYGTYLLARRPEAQPLHLPFGGEPNPRDYGRMIADVALLFLLASVGIVIRLHETSYFPLLMAIYGVAFYGFVRFLDHPTQGSLVLGTMLVAAFMTRGVVGVTPLLLVSLSLFITRIYNLRLKVFLFISLLLATLLSVVWLASTYNIDPEWVVNWWDYQRQLFSLSHWLETPKNLRDLSWFLWPCWPFALLALWNWRQWFDTPHIFIPTSFVIANLLVIFTTARAFEPEYAPLTIAFAILAALAIPTLKRSLINLLDWYSIMVVSFALIAIWVGWVALHFGIPQQIHHNIMRLIPGFDTRILWINVIAGIIICIFWYRLVAWRIKSNPKAMWRGLTLAAAGTTITWFLLSALWLPAINYNRSYRTVGESFAQLKLPAKTCIRGENLGEGQRAAFYLFGNVHFSQDEACRYMLLQTNKESLLNSSFKNPSIIWQGQRDSERHGETFLLIDLKTQK; encoded by the coding sequence ATGACATTTGCTGAAAGAAAAACTCCTGCCAGACTCGCTAGTCCAGCCGCCAGAAAACTACCCAGAAAAATATTATTTTGGGTAATGATTGCCTATATTATCGCTGGTTTATATGGTCGTGATCCATGGAAAACAGATGATCTTGTAGGTATTGCAACCATGATGTCTGCTTTAGAAGAGAATCATTGGTTAAGCACTTATATTGGTGTATTACCTTACCCTGAACTAGGCCCTCTAACGCATATTATCGGTGGCGTTTTTATCTATCTTTTTAGTCCCTTATTTGAGTTTTTTGTCTCCCCTGCACAGGCACATAATATTCTTGCCGCACGTTTGCCGAATTTTTTCTATTTTTTTAGTATGCTATGGGGTGTTTGGTATGGAACGTATCTATTAGCCAGAAGACCAGAAGCACAACCGTTACATCTTCCTTTTGGTGGAGAACCAAACCCCCGTGATTATGGACGAATGATTGCTGATGTTGCACTATTATTCCTTTTAGCTTCAGTTGGCATTGTCATTCGTTTACATGAAACCAGTTATTTTCCCCTTTTAATGGCAATTTACGGTGTTGCTTTTTATGGTTTTGTACGCTTTTTAGATCACCCCACACAAGGTAGCTTGGTGCTAGGTACTATGTTAGTGGCGGCCTTTATGACACGAGGGGTAGTCGGTGTAACACCCTTATTGCTCGTTTCACTTTCTCTATTTATTACCCGTATCTATAACCTCAGATTAAAGGTTTTCTTATTTATTAGTCTTCTCTTAGCCACTTTATTAAGTGTTGTATGGCTAGCAAGTACCTATAATATCGACCCTGAATGGGTAGTAAACTGGTGGGATTATCAACGTCAGCTTTTTTCTCTTTCCCATTGGTTAGAAACCCCTAAAAATCTAAGAGACTTATCTTGGTTCTTATGGCCTTGCTGGCCTTTTGCATTACTGGCTTTATGGAACTGGCGCCAATGGTTTGATACACCTCATATTTTTATTCCAACCAGTTTTGTTATTGCCAATCTACTAGTTATCTTTACCACGGCACGCGCATTTGAACCCGAATATGCACCATTAACCATTGCTTTTGCTATTTTGGCAGCATTAGCTATCCCTACCTTAAAACGTAGCCTTATCAATTTACTTGACTGGTATTCGATTATGGTGGTTTCTTTTGCCTTAATCGCTATCTGGGTCGGTTGGGTAGCCCTGCATTTTGGTATTCCTCAACAAATTCACCACAATATTATGCGTTTAATTCCGGGGTTTGATACCCGTATTTTATGGATTAACGTCATAGCAGGGATTATTATTTGTATTTTCTGGTATAGATTAGTCGCTTGGCGAATTAAATCCAATCCTAAAGCGATGTGGCGAGGATTAACACTTGCAGCAGCAGGTACAACCATCACATGGTTTTTACTATCGGCTTTATGGCTACCTGCTATTAACTATAACCGTTCTTATCGCACCGTTGGTGAATCTTTTGCACAACTTAAATTACCTGCAAAAACGTGTATTAGAGGAGAAAATCTCGGTGAAGGGCAACGGGCTGCTTTTTACCTCTTCGGTAATGTGCATTTTTCTCAAGATGAAGCTTGCCGTTATATGCTACTCCAAACCAATAAAGAATCATTACTGAATTCTTCTTTCAAAAATCCTAGCATTATTTGGCAAGGACAACGTGATAGCGAACGGCATGGGGAAACTTTCCTCTTGATTGATTTAAAAACACAAAAATAA
- a CDS encoding type B 50S ribosomal protein L31, with product MKEGIHPEYREVVFLDLQTGNNYIIRSTVQTRETTEIDGKTYPLFKCDVTAESHPFYTGAQTRIVETGRVEKFRARFARTAGTLKK from the coding sequence ATGAAAGAAGGCATTCACCCAGAATACCGTGAAGTAGTTTTCTTAGACCTACAAACAGGTAATAACTACATCATTCGTTCTACTGTACAAACTCGTGAAACAACTGAAATTGATGGCAAAACATACCCTCTTTTCAAATGTGACGTAACAGCAGAATCTCACCCATTCTATACTGGCGCACAAACACGTATCGTTGAAACTGGTCGTGTTGAGAAATTCCGCGCTCGTTTTGCTCGTACAGCGGGTACACTCAAAAAATAA
- the radC gene encoding RadC family protein, translating to MTSLPIISLSERPRERLIKHGPKVLSTAELLAIIISTGTKGNNVLNFCDTLLEHFGGIRALLNASSEELSHIKGLGNAKISQLLALKELAARALEEPLRQDNILNQSTAVKNYCIHHLGHLEVEHCYALLLNKGFKLIHTAILAEGTIDQAQIYPREVLKLALRFHATYIILAHNHPSGSLEPSHADLQITDHLKEVLALVDIKLLDHMIIANGKAVSLAELGYISS from the coding sequence ATGACCTCTTTACCCATCATTTCTCTTTCTGAGCGTCCTAGAGAACGACTGATTAAGCATGGTCCAAAAGTACTTAGTACCGCCGAACTATTAGCGATTATTATCAGTACAGGCACAAAGGGCAATAATGTTCTCAACTTTTGTGATACCTTATTAGAGCATTTTGGCGGTATCCGAGCCTTACTCAATGCCTCTAGTGAAGAATTAAGCCATATTAAAGGCTTAGGTAATGCCAAAATTTCTCAATTACTTGCACTAAAAGAATTAGCCGCTAGAGCATTGGAAGAACCGCTTCGACAAGACAATATACTCAATCAATCCACCGCTGTTAAAAATTATTGTATTCACCATTTAGGGCATTTAGAGGTTGAACATTGTTATGCCTTACTCCTCAATAAAGGGTTTAAATTGATACATACGGCTATTTTGGCAGAAGGGACAATTGATCAGGCACAAATTTACCCAAGAGAAGTATTAAAGTTAGCCTTACGGTTTCATGCCACTTATATTATCCTCGCACATAACCACCCATCAGGCTCTCTTGAACCTAGTCATGCTGATTTACAGATTACCGATCATCTAAAAGAAGTTTTAGCACTCGTTGATATAAAATTACTGGATCATATGATTATTGCCAATGGTAAAGCGGTTTCTTTAGCAGAGTTAGGGTATATTTCTTCATAA
- a CDS encoding FKBP-type peptidyl-prolyl cis-trans isomerase — MSENNSTLHQIVHPQSYLTLNYRITLDSGEGKGSVFIDTYNGNPATLQMGMGQWPESLETPLVGHQEGDSFTYYLKAAEAFGEKNPDLIQAVTKAMLYANAGEKAVFEENDLVEFTAPNGGKFSGLFKRFEGDNAIFDFNHPLSGIDLKVDVTIIGVL, encoded by the coding sequence ATGAGTGAAAATAATAGTACTTTGCATCAAATTGTCCACCCTCAATCTTATTTAACCTTAAATTACCGTATCACACTTGACTCTGGAGAGGGTAAGGGGTCTGTATTTATCGATACGTATAATGGTAATCCTGCAACACTTCAGATGGGAATGGGGCAGTGGCCTGAGTCTTTGGAGACCCCTTTAGTAGGGCATCAAGAAGGGGATTCGTTTACCTATTACCTTAAAGCAGCCGAAGCCTTTGGTGAGAAAAATCCTGATTTAATCCAAGCGGTTACTAAAGCTATGCTCTATGCTAATGCTGGAGAAAAAGCCGTTTTTGAAGAAAATGATTTAGTGGAGTTTACTGCACCTAATGGCGGTAAATTCTCAGGCCTTTTTAAACGATTTGAAGGGGATAATGCTATTTTTGATTTTAATCACCCTTTATCGGGGATTGATTTAAAAGTAGATGTTACCATTATTGGAGTACTTTAA
- the ispH gene encoding 4-hydroxy-3-methylbut-2-enyl diphosphate reductase, with protein MPQNAEILLAEPRGFCAGVDRAIDIVERALELHGAPIYVRHEIVHNRFVVQSLRDKGAIFVAELDEVPKGSIVVFSAHGVSLAVREDAEKRGLKVFDATCPLVTKVHVEVKKMHQSGHEIIMIGHKGHPEVEGTLGQATGRMYLVETPEDVENLVVENPENLAYVTQTTLSVDDAAKVTQALHKRFPTIVAPKKSDICYATQNRQDAVKMMAPQCDVFFVVGSVNSSNSNRLREVADRLDCPSYLIDDPDMIKPEWLENKKSIGITAGASAPEVLVQNVINRLKALGAISVRKVAGIEENVSFPLPKELSRKLNEG; from the coding sequence ATGCCACAAAATGCTGAAATTTTACTGGCAGAACCAAGGGGGTTCTGTGCAGGTGTGGATCGCGCGATTGATATTGTAGAGCGTGCATTAGAGCTACATGGCGCACCTATTTATGTTCGCCACGAGATTGTACATAATCGTTTTGTTGTGCAATCTTTAAGAGATAAAGGCGCTATTTTTGTAGCGGAGCTAGATGAAGTGCCTAAAGGGTCTATCGTTGTGTTTTCTGCACATGGGGTTTCATTAGCTGTACGAGAAGATGCTGAAAAAAGAGGGTTAAAAGTCTTTGATGCGACCTGTCCTTTGGTGACAAAAGTGCATGTAGAGGTTAAAAAAATGCATCAATCTGGTCATGAAATTATTATGATTGGGCATAAGGGACATCCTGAAGTAGAGGGGACGTTAGGTCAAGCGACAGGACGTATGTATTTAGTTGAAACCCCTGAAGATGTTGAAAATCTTGTGGTGGAAAACCCAGAAAACCTTGCCTATGTTACCCAGACCACTTTATCAGTAGATGATGCGGCTAAGGTAACTCAAGCCTTACATAAACGCTTTCCTACTATCGTAGCTCCTAAGAAAAGTGATATTTGCTACGCGACACAAAATCGTCAAGATGCAGTCAAGATGATGGCACCACAATGTGATGTATTCTTTGTTGTTGGTAGTGTGAATAGTTCAAACTCTAACCGGTTACGAGAAGTAGCGGATCGTTTGGATTGCCCTTCTTATTTGATTGATGATCCCGATATGATTAAACCTGAATGGTTAGAGAATAAAAAATCAATTGGTATTACTGCTGGTGCATCTGCGCCAGAAGTGCTGGTTCAGAATGTTATTAATCGCTTAAAAGCATTAGGGGCAATCTCTGTGCGTAAAGTGGCAGGTATTGAGGAAAATGTTTCTTTTCCTCTACCTAAAGAGTTATCACGAAAGTTAAATGAGGGGTGA
- a CDS encoding Maf family protein, translating into MHHLNHIEALFPMIYLASASPRRHELLKQIGIAHEVLQVPQPLGEDEPQLPDELAKDYVQRTALKKALRAKAYIEEQELWVRPILSADTCVILNNQVLGKPVDASHAARILGQLSGKTHEVHTAVVLAYRQQLLKTVSITQVTMRPLSVKDIALYVQSGEYDGKAGAYGIQGLASVFIEKIEGSYSGVMGLPLYETWSLLQQLGR; encoded by the coding sequence ATGCATCATTTAAATCATATAGAAGCCCTTTTTCCTATGATTTATTTAGCTTCTGCTAGCCCCAGACGACACGAATTACTGAAACAAATTGGTATTGCTCATGAAGTATTACAGGTGCCTCAACCTCTTGGCGAAGATGAACCTCAACTTCCTGATGAACTCGCAAAAGACTATGTACAACGCACTGCCTTAAAAAAAGCACTTCGTGCCAAAGCCTATATTGAAGAACAAGAACTATGGGTACGCCCTATTCTATCAGCAGACACCTGTGTGATATTGAATAATCAGGTTCTTGGCAAACCCGTTGATGCGTCACACGCAGCACGAATACTAGGCCAGCTTTCAGGGAAAACACACGAAGTCCATACTGCCGTTGTACTTGCTTATCGCCAACAATTACTCAAAACGGTTTCTATTACACAAGTAACCATGCGACCACTTAGTGTTAAAGACATTGCACTATACGTTCAAAGCGGAGAATATGATGGGAAAGCCGGTGCTTATGGTATCCAAGGTTTAGCCTCTGTATTTATTGAAAAAATAGAGGGTAGCTATAGCGGTGTAATGGGATTACCGCTATATGAAACATGGAGTTTATTGCAGCAATTGGGGAGATAG
- the rlmH gene encoding 23S rRNA (pseudouridine(1915)-N(3))-methyltransferase RlmH — protein MKLYIITVGNRMPKWVEEAWQDYAKRMPNDCTIELKEIKPEPRTSGKTPTQMMAAEAKRIEAAIPEKTLKVILDEHGKDITTVQLAQHLEQWKNSGQDIAIIIGGPDGLDNTIKNTGHLKLRLSSLTLPHPMVRILLAEQLYRAWSITVNHPYHRA, from the coding sequence ATGAAACTTTACATCATCACCGTAGGCAATCGTATGCCCAAATGGGTAGAGGAAGCATGGCAGGATTACGCTAAACGTATGCCTAACGATTGTACGATTGAGCTAAAAGAAATCAAGCCAGAACCACGGACAAGTGGTAAAACACCTACTCAAATGATGGCAGCAGAAGCCAAACGCATAGAAGCTGCCATCCCTGAAAAAACCTTAAAGGTCATTCTTGATGAACATGGTAAAGATATAACCACGGTACAACTTGCTCAACATCTGGAACAATGGAAAAACAGCGGACAGGATATTGCTATTATTATCGGTGGGCCCGATGGTTTAGATAACACCATCAAAAATACAGGTCATCTTAAACTTCGTTTATCTTCCCTTACACTTCCCCACCCTATGGTACGCATTTTATTAGCCGAGCAACTCTACCGTGCATGGAGTATTACCGTTAATCACCCCTATCACCGAGCATAA
- the rsfS gene encoding ribosome silencing factor: MDIQKLQRLVIDALEDVKAQDIKIFNTSHLTGLFDRVIIASGTSNRQTRALARSVIDAVREHDIEIIALEGEESGEWVLLDIGDIVIHCMQPAIRAYYNLEAIWGGKPVRVKLLPQSTQPVATPLYNDSAFDDND, from the coding sequence ATGGATATTCAAAAACTACAACGTCTTGTGATTGATGCACTTGAAGATGTCAAAGCACAAGATATTAAAATTTTTAATACAAGCCACTTGACGGGCTTATTTGATCGGGTCATTATTGCAAGCGGTACTTCCAATCGCCAAACACGTGCCTTAGCACGTAGCGTTATTGATGCCGTACGGGAACATGATATAGAAATTATTGCCTTAGAAGGTGAAGAAAGTGGTGAATGGGTATTACTCGATATTGGTGATATTGTAATCCACTGTATGCAGCCTGCTATCCGCGCTTATTATAATTTAGAAGCAATTTGGGGTGGTAAGCCTGTACGTGTGAAATTACTTCCACAATCTACCCAACCTGTTGCAACACCACTTTATAACGATAGCGCTTTTGATGATAACGACTAA
- the nadD gene encoding nicotinate (nicotinamide) nucleotide adenylyltransferase: MIPKIGLLGGSFNPFHLAHLHLALAAIQHLDLNEVQFIPAGQPWQKKGVLDASHRLAILSRSIQDIPKLSINTIEIERDGPSYTIDTVKALPIRAKYYWLMGTDQLNNFCTWHQWASILQYVQLVIIKRPHYDITAPQALQEELQKQQKSLIFLPFDEINLSSTMIRNKLMAHEDVSAFMHPDALQYIKQHHLYQ, from the coding sequence GTGATACCCAAAATCGGGCTATTAGGAGGGAGTTTTAATCCCTTCCACTTAGCCCATTTACACCTTGCCTTAGCGGCTATTCAGCATTTAGACTTAAATGAGGTACAATTTATCCCTGCTGGTCAACCTTGGCAAAAAAAAGGGGTATTAGATGCTTCACACCGCTTAGCCATCTTATCACGCTCTATTCAAGATATTCCAAAACTGAGTATTAACACCATTGAAATCGAACGTGATGGGCCAAGCTATACTATTGACACGGTAAAAGCATTACCAATAAGGGCCAAATACTACTGGCTAATGGGGACGGATCAACTCAATAATTTTTGTACTTGGCATCAATGGGCATCCATTCTACAGTATGTGCAATTAGTGATTATCAAACGACCCCACTACGATATTACAGCCCCACAGGCTCTACAAGAGGAATTACAGAAGCAGCAAAAGTCACTTATTTTTTTACCTTTTGATGAGATTAATTTATCCTCAACCATGATTAGAAATAAACTGATGGCACATGAAGATGTAAGTGCTTTTATGCACCCTGATGCCTTACAATATATAAAGCAACATCATTTATATCAATAA
- the purD gene encoding phosphoribosylamine--glycine ligase: protein MKVLVVGSGGREHAIAWRLSQSPRISTVFVAPGNGGTALTPSLQNIALSKKEELVQFAKENHIAFTVVGPEAPLADGIVDTFRQEGLAIFGPTQAAAQLESSKDFAKAFMFRHHIPTAAYATFTEAAKAHAYIEEQGAPIVIKADGLAAGKGVVVAETVEQAHQAIDDMLGDGKLGSAGARVVIEAFLKGEEASFIVMVDGKNVLPLASSQDHKRQLDNDQGPNTGGMGAYSPAPIVSPTLHDRIMQEIIYPTVKGMAADGITFTGFLYAGLMIDEGDDTTRSIKVLEYNCRMGDPETQPIMMRIRNDFAEVVEKAIAGQLDQATIDWDPRTTLGVVMAAENYPASPKTGDKITGIPATSQDCVTFHAGTRLVDNTLVTSGGRVLCVTAIGDTVQQARQTAYDTIQHIHFDGAQYRTDIAWRALKKDKV from the coding sequence ATGAAAGTATTAGTAGTTGGTAGCGGTGGTCGTGAACATGCCATTGCATGGCGTTTATCACAATCACCCCGTATATCAACAGTTTTTGTAGCGCCGGGCAATGGTGGCACAGCACTTACGCCTTCCCTTCAAAATATTGCATTAAGCAAAAAAGAAGAGTTGGTACAGTTTGCTAAAGAAAATCATATTGCTTTTACCGTAGTCGGCCCTGAAGCACCACTTGCAGATGGCATTGTGGATACCTTCCGCCAAGAAGGTCTCGCTATTTTTGGCCCTACTCAAGCTGCTGCACAACTAGAAAGTTCCAAAGACTTTGCTAAAGCCTTTATGTTCCGCCATCATATCCCAACAGCCGCTTATGCAACCTTTACCGAGGCAGCAAAAGCTCATGCTTATATTGAAGAGCAAGGCGCTCCTATTGTGATTAAAGCCGATGGGTTAGCTGCTGGTAAAGGTGTTGTGGTTGCCGAAACCGTTGAACAAGCCCATCAAGCCATTGATGATATGCTAGGCGATGGCAAGCTCGGCTCAGCAGGTGCACGAGTAGTGATTGAGGCTTTTCTTAAAGGAGAAGAAGCGAGTTTTATCGTAATGGTAGATGGTAAAAATGTACTTCCTCTTGCCAGTAGCCAAGACCATAAACGTCAATTAGACAATGACCAAGGCCCTAATACGGGCGGTATGGGTGCTTACTCCCCAGCTCCCATTGTTAGTCCTACTTTGCATGACCGTATTATGCAGGAAATTATCTATCCAACCGTTAAAGGAATGGCCGCTGATGGGATTACCTTTACGGGATTCTTATATGCTGGACTAATGATTGATGAAGGTGATGATACTACCCGCTCAATCAAGGTACTCGAATACAATTGCCGTATGGGAGACCCCGAAACGCAGCCTATTATGATGCGTATTCGTAATGATTTTGCAGAAGTGGTTGAAAAAGCTATTGCAGGTCAATTAGATCAGGCAACGATTGACTGGGATCCACGCACAACATTAGGTGTTGTTATGGCAGCTGAAAACTACCCCGCCTCACCTAAAACAGGTGATAAGATTACAGGAATCCCAGCTACTTCCCAAGACTGTGTGACTTTCCATGCAGGAACACGTTTAGTTGATAATACCTTAGTCACCAGTGGTGGTCGTGTTTTATGTGTTACAGCAATTGGTGATACGGTTCAGCAAGCTCGTCAAACGGCTTATGATACGATTCAGCATATCCACTTCGATGGAGCGCAGTATCGTACCGATATTGCTTGGCGTGCTTTAAAAAAGGATAAAGTGTGA
- a CDS encoding YebC/PmpR family DNA-binding transcriptional regulator produces MAGHSKWANIQHRKGRQDAKRGKIWTKIIREIQVAARAGGPDPNANPALRLAWDKAMAANMPKDNIMRAIQRGSGGADGENYESIRYEGYGPAGAAVIIDCMTDNRTRTVSDVRHALSKFGGNLGQDGSVTFMFKHCGQFIFAPGSDEEKIMEVALEAGAEDIITDEEGVIEVISAPSDYTQVKDALHAAGLVPEAEAIIMKPLNETLLEGDDAIKMRKILDMLEELDDVQEVHTTAVFDESNEA; encoded by the coding sequence ATGGCTGGTCATAGTAAATGGGCAAATATTCAGCACCGCAAAGGTCGCCAAGATGCTAAACGTGGAAAAATTTGGACAAAAATCATTCGTGAAATTCAAGTTGCTGCTCGTGCTGGAGGCCCTGACCCTAATGCCAATCCAGCATTACGCCTTGCTTGGGATAAGGCAATGGCTGCCAATATGCCCAAAGACAATATTATGCGGGCTATTCAACGTGGTTCTGGTGGTGCGGATGGTGAAAATTATGAAAGTATCCGCTACGAGGGCTACGGTCCAGCAGGTGCCGCTGTCATCATTGATTGTATGACAGATAATCGCACACGAACCGTTTCTGATGTACGTCATGCACTCAGCAAATTTGGTGGCAATCTCGGACAAGATGGTTCAGTTACCTTTATGTTTAAGCATTGCGGTCAATTTATTTTTGCGCCCGGTAGTGATGAAGAAAAAATCATGGAAGTGGCACTAGAAGCAGGGGCGGAAGATATTATTACCGATGAAGAAGGTGTTATTGAGGTCATCTCTGCCCCTAGTGATTACACACAGGTAAAAGATGCTTTACACGCAGCAGGGCTTGTTCCTGAGGCTGAAGCGATTATTATGAAACCACTAAATGAAACACTTCTTGAGGGTGATGATGCGATTAAAATGCGTAAAATCCTTGATATGCTAGAAGAATTAGATGACGTACAAGAGGTACATACCACTGCTGTATTTGATGAATCTAATGAGGCATAA